One genomic region from Desulfuromonas acetexigens encodes:
- a CDS encoding cytochrome b N-terminal domain-containing protein: MKKRGLAGEFVAHLFPRVVRGENLRLTYTFCLGGLALTVFLLLLVSGVLLLFYYQPTTAGAFSSILFLEEQVPGGKYLRSLHRMASHLFLILLFLHSLRVLLTGAYRPPRQLNWLIGFALLGLAIFDGYTGYLLPMDQLALWATQTGMELLGTIPGGTLVKDFLLPDGIGGSLSLLRFYALHIVVLPLAMGVLIVLHFYRIRRDKGILPYL, encoded by the coding sequence ATGAAGAAACGGGGTCTTGCCGGCGAGTTTGTCGCCCATCTCTTTCCCCGGGTGGTGCGGGGGGAAAATCTGCGCCTGACCTACACCTTCTGTCTCGGCGGGCTGGCCCTGACCGTCTTTCTGCTGCTCCTCGTCAGTGGAGTGCTGCTCCTCTTCTACTACCAGCCGACGACGGCCGGGGCCTTCAGCTCCATCCTCTTTCTGGAGGAACAGGTGCCGGGGGGGAAATACCTGCGTTCATTGCATCGCATGGCCTCGCACCTTTTCCTGATCCTGCTTTTCCTGCATAGCTTGCGGGTGCTGCTTACCGGGGCCTACCGCCCGCCCCGTCAGCTCAACTGGCTGATCGGTTTCGCTCTGCTCGGCCTGGCCATCTTCGACGGCTACACCGGCTACCTGCTCCCCATGGACCAGCTCGCCCTGTGGGCGACCCAGACCGGCATGGAGCTGCTCGGCACGATCCCCGGCGGCACTCTGGTCAAGGATTTCCTCCTCCCCGACGGCATCGGTGGCAGTCTCTCGTTGCTGCGTTTCTATGCCCTGCACATCGTCGTCCTCCCTCTGGCCATGGGGGTGCTGATCGTTCTCCACTTCTACCGGATTCGTCGGGACAAGGGGATTTTGCCCTACCTATGA
- the extO gene encoding selenite/tellurite reduction operon b-type cytochrome iron-sulfur cluster-binding subunit ExtO, with protein MLSIVAFLALLLLSVLPAPAAETSCGLCHREATQGVHAALACADCHGGGPEQRAVELASLGMALRCQQCHEGTLGVLHGSMATRQAERAFVERSWGRADADFYGKNCGSCHVRDCLDCHGLDGHAIARPEKEDCHTCHRGYYVGADYYGYAPREDAERYQRGPGYGGEHYLKMSPDVHAQAGMVCGDCHGMAGLADGKRADVGCRDCHEPDPAIIEHGIAAHLEKLECYACHSGWAAQEYGTFFIRFTNGVIPEYFRLRKDQTAPDYLRSAYLRLQDLPPLGLNERGLVSPIRPQFLAYFSEIDGETTKGEENRQLAAEWKAFFPHTVQRGTPLCDACHDRPARFLLEKPEDRVYLPDKDGLGLVSFWNQAGQKVVNGAFVDQVRYERLSRRDANYVKAYVEKWKQLAESVENSSSP; from the coding sequence GTGCTCTCGATCGTTGCCTTTCTCGCCCTGCTCCTGCTGAGCGTCCTGCCGGCGCCGGCCGCTGAAACTTCCTGCGGCCTCTGCCACCGGGAAGCCACCCAGGGCGTCCACGCCGCCCTGGCCTGCGCCGACTGTCACGGCGGCGGGCCGGAGCAGCGTGCCGTCGAGCTGGCCTCCCTGGGGATGGCCTTGCGCTGTCAGCAGTGCCACGAGGGGACGCTCGGCGTGTTGCACGGGTCGATGGCGACGCGCCAAGCCGAGCGGGCCTTCGTCGAGCGCTCCTGGGGGCGGGCCGATGCGGATTTTTACGGCAAGAACTGCGGCTCCTGTCATGTGCGCGACTGTCTCGACTGTCACGGGCTGGACGGCCATGCCATCGCCCGACCGGAAAAAGAGGATTGCCACACCTGCCATCGCGGCTACTATGTCGGGGCCGATTACTACGGTTACGCCCCCCGGGAAGACGCCGAGCGCTACCAGCGGGGGCCGGGCTACGGTGGCGAGCACTATCTGAAGATGAGTCCCGATGTCCACGCCCAGGCCGGGATGGTCTGCGGCGACTGTCACGGCATGGCCGGGCTGGCCGACGGAAAGCGCGCGGACGTCGGCTGCCGCGACTGCCACGAGCCGGACCCGGCGATCATCGAACACGGCATCGCCGCCCATCTCGAAAAGCTGGAATGTTACGCCTGCCACAGCGGCTGGGCGGCTCAGGAGTACGGCACCTTCTTCATCCGCTTTACCAACGGGGTCATCCCCGAATATTTCCGCTTGCGCAAGGACCAGACCGCCCCCGACTACCTGCGCAGCGCCTATCTGCGCTTGCAGGACCTGCCCCCGCTGGGGCTCAACGAACGGGGGCTGGTCAGCCCCATCCGCCCCCAGTTTCTCGCCTATTTCAGTGAAATCGACGGCGAGACGACCAAGGGCGAAGAAAACCGGCAGCTGGCCGCCGAGTGGAAGGCCTTCTTCCCGCACACGGTGCAGCGCGGCACACCCCTGTGCGACGCCTGTCACGACCGGCCGGCCCGTTTCCTGCTGGAAAAGCCCGAAGACCGGGTCTATCTGCCCGATAAGGACGGCCTCGGGCTGGTCTCCTTCTGGAACCAGGCGGGGCAGAAAGTGGTCAACGGCGCCTTTGTCGACCAGGTCCGTTACGAGCGGCTGAGTCGCCGCGATGCAAATTATGTGAAGGCTTACGTGGAAAAATGGAAGCAACTGGCCGAAAGCGTCGAAAATTCCTCCTCTCCCTGA
- a CDS encoding ubiquinol-cytochrome c reductase iron-sulfur subunit, with translation MEATGRKRRKFLLSLILGLGGLGLLARFFKPRLPQTPARLDVPRQEVPPHGALVYRQARVALVREEEDFYALDLTCTHLGCTVTVTPTEMVCPCHGSRFDRQGTVLQGPAERPLRRLEVRIEGERWVVTG, from the coding sequence ATGGAAGCAACTGGCCGAAAGCGTCGAAAATTCCTCCTCTCCCTGATCCTCGGCCTCGGCGGCCTGGGCCTCTTGGCGCGCTTCTTCAAGCCGCGCCTGCCCCAGACGCCGGCGCGGCTCGATGTGCCCCGGCAGGAGGTCCCCCCCCACGGCGCCCTGGTCTACCGCCAGGCGCGGGTGGCGTTGGTGCGGGAGGAAGAGGACTTCTACGCCCTCGACCTGACCTGTACCCATCTCGGCTGCACGGTGACGGTGACGCCGACGGAAATGGTCTGCCCCTGCCATGGCAGCCGTTTCGACCGCCAGGGCACAGTGCTGCAAGGGCCGGCGGAACGCCCCTTGCGCCGTCTGGAAGTGCGGATCGAGGGCGAACGCTGGGTGGTGACGGGATGA
- the extH gene encoding selenite/tellurite reduction operon rhodanese-like protein ExtH → MKRIFSEMKNLRYALLAIAATALLLGGCGGGGGSSYDEPTTVTNPAIPGVATNVLIEPETLKSWMDAGKVNAADSFDGKVVILDYASDNTAMHIPGALKVHSTELTASRLEGLAVSGSMVATGAMMDAVIERLGIDQNTTIVITTAGGTNMYQATRAYFVFRYWGFPKAKLKVLDGGNQAWDAHVAAQGWGAGYALTDVLTGNPTPSTFSVRNLGTLCDDLRYSIGEMITEVYPALQDGTMLHLDALGEAHATATAKNFTTSLNQAGKWVVFEGRIRNSKPLAQGSLYNANNNYRFKTPEAIRALFEDQNVGWRQGLPTVTACRAGISCTTLFFALDAILDSPAYVYDGSWGQWGLYSTLNTSTNGKIPTTLTGERSKWAVDQFTISGPMNSPVPGPVYNVGFVKTVNNADYTLSLTDIESVTINTSVLYNTNGPADPAANQIENEDREYIETPPAGSGATGPVSGGAGGGC, encoded by the coding sequence ATGAAACGGATTTTTTCGGAAATGAAGAATCTCAGGTATGCGCTGCTCGCCATCGCGGCGACGGCTCTGCTGCTGGGCGGTTGCGGCGGCGGGGGTGGGTCGAGCTATGACGAGCCCACAACGGTTACCAACCCGGCGATTCCCGGGGTGGCAACCAATGTTCTGATCGAGCCCGAGACTCTGAAGAGCTGGATGGATGCCGGCAAGGTCAATGCCGCCGACAGTTTCGACGGCAAGGTCGTCATTCTGGATTACGCTTCCGATAACACGGCTATGCACATACCGGGTGCATTGAAGGTACATTCAACAGAATTGACAGCAAGCCGCCTTGAGGGCTTAGCCGTTTCTGGCTCGATGGTCGCGACAGGGGCCATGATGGATGCAGTTATTGAGCGCCTTGGTATCGATCAAAACACCACTATTGTCATAACTACAGCTGGTGGTACCAATATGTATCAGGCAACTAGGGCTTATTTCGTTTTTCGCTACTGGGGTTTCCCCAAAGCTAAGCTAAAGGTGCTTGATGGTGGTAATCAAGCTTGGGATGCCCATGTTGCTGCGCAAGGTTGGGGTGCTGGATACGCATTAACCGATGTGCTTACTGGAAATCCTACACCATCGACATTCAGTGTTCGTAACCTAGGTACCCTGTGTGACGACTTGCGTTATTCCATCGGCGAGATGATCACTGAGGTTTACCCCGCATTGCAAGATGGGACCATGCTTCATCTGGACGCTTTAGGTGAGGCTCATGCCACTGCTACCGCAAAAAATTTCACAACATCCTTGAATCAGGCTGGCAAATGGGTTGTCTTTGAGGGCCGTATCCGCAACAGTAAACCTTTAGCCCAAGGCTCCCTTTATAATGCGAATAATAACTATCGCTTTAAAACCCCCGAGGCTATTCGTGCATTGTTTGAAGATCAGAATGTCGGATGGCGCCAAGGGCTGCCGACTGTGACAGCATGTCGAGCAGGTATAAGCTGTACAACATTGTTTTTTGCACTCGATGCTATCCTCGATTCACCGGCTTACGTTTATGATGGGAGCTGGGGGCAGTGGGGTCTCTACTCGACTCTTAATACTTCTACTAATGGAAAAATACCTACTACCCTGACAGGTGAGAGATCGAAATGGGCAGTGGACCAGTTTACTATCAGTGGCCCAATGAATTCGCCAGTTCCAGGTCCCGTGTATAATGTTGGGTTCGTAAAAACAGTGAACAACGCAGATTACACTTTGAGCCTCACGGATATTGAATCTGTAACAATTAACACAAGCGTCCTTTATAACACCAATGGTCCTGCGGACCCTGCCGCTAATCAGATCGAAAACGAAGACCGGGAATACATCGAGACCCCGCCTGCCGGTAGCGGCGCCACGGGTCCTGTCTCGGGTGGCGCTGGCGGCGGTTGCTAA
- the extM gene encoding selenite/tellurite reduction operon c-type cytochrome ExtM, protein MRLSPLLIFLLLFAGCGFFETETSTCVKCHQGLELASPTHGDCVACHGGDAVAEDKEVSHRGMLGKKNPGHPQVWDKTCGRCHAYQLSRVRSNLMTTATGMIKNIQLTWEGEDGRLYAAQGLETFAADGTALKLEPVTALDHLSGELYRKFCSLCHVALESNQVWTGSHGAGCTACHFPYNDNGTYEGDDPTVKGKWPYSKTHAMAALPDNEVCFRCHNRSGRIALAYQGMNDGNNSLVPTEGVYPGPKLISGVRNATSIPPDIHHEKGMECIDCHTSRDIMGDGYAYENMYLQTEIACEDCHGGAKERPRSEKVSRENDEAVRESRSYKRQVVLGDELVLTAKGRKYSNVFLEEGKVWVVDKRDGQRHESKVITGTPEHTIVGHERLECYACHSHSVAQCYGCHTEYDQRGKSMDFIKGRETPGTFDEAEDYRMLYPFPLALNQRGKISPVTPGCQTFVTVIDRQGERVKDEYVAKFKGQEQLRFAPFFGHNTGKKAVSCSNCHTNPAFAGFGQHVLEGDSLRATLICEHSADKPLDGFLTLRDGEVRAFSAITRENSRPLNSEEIRRTWAVNQCLVCHFEPKDPIYQKELDYRALDRCLSRPAPAERPAGAGR, encoded by the coding sequence ATGCGTCTTTCGCCGCTTCTTATATTTCTCCTGCTCTTCGCCGGCTGCGGTTTCTTTGAAACCGAAACCTCGACTTGCGTCAAATGTCACCAGGGGCTGGAACTCGCCTCGCCGACCCATGGCGACTGTGTGGCCTGTCATGGCGGTGACGCGGTGGCGGAGGATAAGGAGGTCTCCCATCGTGGGATGTTGGGTAAGAAGAATCCCGGACATCCCCAGGTCTGGGACAAGACCTGCGGTCGCTGTCACGCCTATCAGTTGAGCCGGGTGCGGTCGAACCTGATGACCACCGCCACCGGCATGATCAAGAACATCCAGCTCACCTGGGAAGGGGAGGATGGCAGGCTCTACGCCGCACAGGGCCTGGAAACCTTCGCCGCCGACGGCACGGCGCTGAAACTGGAACCGGTGACGGCCCTCGATCATCTATCCGGCGAGCTTTACCGCAAGTTCTGCTCCCTCTGTCACGTTGCCCTCGAATCGAACCAGGTCTGGACCGGCAGCCACGGCGCCGGCTGTACCGCCTGTCACTTCCCCTACAACGACAACGGCACCTACGAGGGGGACGATCCGACGGTCAAGGGCAAGTGGCCTTATTCCAAGACCCACGCCATGGCCGCCCTGCCCGACAACGAGGTCTGTTTCCGCTGTCACAACCGCAGCGGGCGCATCGCCTTGGCTTATCAGGGGATGAACGACGGCAATAACAGTCTGGTTCCCACCGAGGGGGTCTATCCCGGACCGAAGCTGATCAGCGGCGTGCGCAACGCCACTTCCATCCCCCCCGATATCCATCACGAAAAGGGGATGGAGTGTATCGACTGCCACACCTCACGGGACATCATGGGGGACGGCTACGCCTACGAGAATATGTACCTGCAGACCGAGATCGCCTGTGAAGACTGTCACGGCGGCGCCAAGGAGCGCCCCCGCAGCGAGAAGGTGAGCCGGGAGAACGACGAGGCGGTGCGGGAGTCCCGTTCGTACAAACGACAGGTGGTGCTCGGCGACGAGCTGGTGCTGACCGCCAAGGGGCGCAAGTATTCCAACGTCTTTCTGGAAGAGGGAAAGGTCTGGGTGGTGGACAAGCGTGACGGCCAGCGTCACGAGAGCAAGGTCATCACCGGCACTCCGGAACACACCATCGTCGGCCACGAACGACTTGAATGTTACGCCTGCCATTCCCACAGCGTCGCCCAGTGCTACGGCTGCCATACCGAATATGACCAGCGCGGCAAATCGATGGATTTCATCAAAGGGCGGGAAACCCCGGGTACCTTCGATGAAGCGGAGGATTACCGCATGCTCTACCCCTTCCCCCTGGCCCTCAACCAGCGCGGGAAGATCTCCCCGGTGACCCCTGGCTGTCAGACCTTCGTAACGGTCATCGACCGCCAGGGGGAGCGGGTGAAGGATGAATACGTCGCCAAGTTCAAGGGCCAGGAGCAGTTGCGTTTCGCCCCCTTCTTCGGCCACAACACCGGCAAGAAAGCGGTGAGTTGCTCCAACTGCCACACCAACCCTGCCTTCGCCGGCTTCGGCCAGCATGTGCTGGAAGGGGATTCGCTACGCGCCACGCTGATCTGCGAACATTCCGCCGACAAGCCCCTGGATGGTTTTCTCACCCTGCGTGACGGCGAGGTGCGGGCCTTCTCCGCCATCACCCGGGAGAATTCCCGGCCGCTGAACAGCGAGGAGATCCGTCGCACCTGGGCGGTGAACCAGTGTCTGGTCTGCCATTTTGAACCGAAGGACCCCATCTACCAGAAGGAACTCGATTATCGTGCTCTCGATCGTTGCCTTTCTCGCCCTGCTCCTGCTGAGCGTCCTGCCGGCGCCGGCCGCTGA
- a CDS encoding TAXI family TRAP transporter solute-binding subunit, with the protein MSRMKRIFALAGCLACAALMALPAGALAAKTRLAFSGGPDGGTFQYFSNAISSRLSKQLPDVEVSNMASAGSVENLRRVNSGDADFGVVYAGDLFLGTTGQLTNDPKKYTNVLSLAYLYGAPAHLVVLADSGIESVKALEGKRVAVGPAGSGAAASAQRYFTALGLWDKMNVEYIGYSEAASSIGDKKIDAMWVFAGFPNSSVIQAAASNKIKLLSLVEDAKASSFFTDNPYYAEVTIPAGTYSGVDYDVQTVQDSTIWVAGKHVKEDVAYNSLKEIFSPEGLTFMVGVTKAAAAMKVEDGNYGIVTPLHTAAAKFWQEKGLTLTDAQLAK; encoded by the coding sequence ATGAGCCGAATGAAGCGTATTTTCGCCCTCGCAGGCTGCCTCGCCTGCGCCGCCCTGATGGCCCTTCCCGCTGGCGCCCTCGCGGCCAAAACCCGCCTCGCCTTTTCCGGCGGCCCCGACGGCGGCACCTTTCAGTACTTCTCCAATGCCATCTCCAGCCGTCTCTCGAAACAACTGCCCGATGTCGAAGTTTCGAACATGGCCTCGGCCGGTTCGGTGGAAAACCTGCGCCGGGTCAATAGCGGCGACGCCGACTTCGGCGTGGTCTATGCCGGCGACCTCTTCCTCGGCACCACCGGGCAGCTGACCAACGATCCGAAGAAGTACACCAACGTCCTCTCCCTGGCTTACCTCTACGGAGCCCCCGCGCACCTGGTGGTGCTCGCCGACAGCGGTATCGAGTCGGTCAAGGCCCTCGAAGGCAAGCGCGTCGCCGTCGGCCCCGCCGGTTCCGGCGCCGCCGCCAGCGCCCAACGCTACTTCACCGCCCTGGGGCTGTGGGACAAAATGAACGTCGAGTATATCGGCTACAGCGAAGCGGCTTCTTCCATCGGCGACAAGAAGATCGACGCCATGTGGGTCTTCGCCGGCTTCCCCAACTCTTCGGTCATCCAGGCAGCGGCGAGCAACAAGATCAAACTGCTGAGCCTGGTTGAAGATGCCAAAGCTTCGAGCTTCTTCACCGACAACCCGTACTATGCCGAAGTGACCATCCCCGCCGGGACCTATAGCGGGGTTGACTACGACGTGCAGACGGTTCAGGATTCCACCATCTGGGTCGCCGGCAAGCATGTCAAAGAAGACGTGGCCTACAACTCTCTGAAAGAGATCTTCTCCCCCGAGGGCCTGACCTTCATGGTCGGCGTCACCAAGGCCGCCGCGGCGATGAAGGTCGAGGACGGCAACTACGGCATCGTCACCCCGCTGCACACCGCCGCCGCCAAATTCTGGCAGGAAAAAGGCCTGACCCTGACCGACGCGCAGCTGGCGAAGTAA
- the extJ gene encoding selenite/tellurite reduction operon protein ExtJ, with protein MKKLIVLAAAMMMVVSVSGLALAKDCKGKVTAVDGDVVTIEVEKGKAADIAVGADVKLDVKAEKAPKKGNDMLQGC; from the coding sequence ATGAAGAAGCTTATTGTTCTGGCCGCCGCCATGATGATGGTTGTATCCGTCTCCGGTTTGGCCCTTGCCAAAGACTGCAAAGGCAAAGTGACCGCCGTCGACGGCGACGTCGTCACCATCGAAGTGGAAAAAGGCAAGGCCGCTGACATTGCTGTCGGCGCTGACGTTAAACTCGACGTCAAAGCCGAAAAAGCTCCGAAAAAAGGCAATGACATGCTGCAAGGCTGCTAA
- a CDS encoding TetR/AcrR family transcriptional regulator — MRARKIDPQLKVDTVLTEARRLFVEHGFHRVSIPMLVAASKVSTGAIYHHFGNKEELARTIYEQTLGDFQERLEERLVGQTDVVSQLRAFGQLIIDIAESDPEMMRYMLFLNHGEFLSACPPICSSAPFRWVQERVRQGMAEGVLRGTIPLVASAAFTGVLLRSIELCYQGVIDSSPSTIADAILDHALWAVLS; from the coding sequence ATGCGCGCACGCAAGATCGATCCGCAATTGAAGGTCGACACGGTTTTGACCGAGGCCCGGCGCCTTTTCGTCGAGCACGGTTTTCATCGGGTTTCCATCCCGATGCTGGTCGCCGCATCAAAGGTCAGCACCGGGGCCATCTATCATCATTTCGGCAACAAAGAAGAGCTGGCCCGCACCATCTATGAACAGACCCTGGGGGATTTCCAGGAGCGGCTCGAAGAACGGCTGGTTGGGCAGACGGACGTCGTTTCCCAGTTGCGCGCCTTTGGGCAGTTGATTATCGACATCGCCGAGAGCGACCCGGAGATGATGCGCTACATGCTCTTTCTCAATCACGGCGAATTTCTCAGCGCCTGCCCGCCGATCTGCTCCTCGGCCCCTTTTCGCTGGGTGCAGGAGCGGGTGCGCCAGGGGATGGCCGAAGGAGTGTTGCGCGGAACCATCCCGCTGGTAGCTTCCGCCGCCTTCACCGGGGTGCTGTTGCGCAGCATCGAGCTCTGCTATCAGGGGGTCATCGACTCCTCCCCCTCGACCATCGCCGACGCCATTCTCGATCACGCGCTCTGGGCGGTGCTGAGTTGA
- the extI gene encoding selenite/tellurite reduction operon porin ExtI yields the protein MVEFRKLLTACVGTVLLATPAFAGPTWTFGPEDQGALKLEYKGQFQLNHRDTGGGSDDDESVSEFNFRRNRVALMGAYGKHFGLYVQTEFNEDNNITGFNVTDGDNEDFQLLDAVMRFKYNDAVNFWLGKYKYSFTRENLEACEMPLTLDRSLLIRAPLVDEGTRDKGVTLWGNLFDQKFQYRLDAMNGRNDSASAPDSAFRYGARAHVTLLDPENGHGYKGTYLGEKKVLTIGGAYQMEKDVAYSNYTAAGIGSESVDYKAWTADLFFEYPVDGVGTFTVSGAYADYDLDDAYKNDNLADLYDTGIMGINGEKNGGYVKIGYMLPNLPLQFFARSESWSLSNYNGFYDQEVDWYGGGFNYYFRGQDLKLTMELSQADFDKEGKKVFGGKTYNTEDFTTVTAQLQVIF from the coding sequence ATCGTGGAATTTCGTAAATTACTGACCGCCTGCGTAGGTACGGTCCTGCTGGCGACCCCGGCTTTCGCCGGGCCGACCTGGACCTTCGGCCCTGAAGATCAGGGAGCTCTAAAGCTCGAATACAAGGGCCAGTTCCAGCTTAATCACCGGGATACCGGTGGCGGTTCTGACGATGACGAAAGCGTCAGCGAGTTCAACTTCCGCCGTAACCGCGTCGCCCTGATGGGCGCTTACGGTAAGCATTTCGGCCTGTATGTGCAGACCGAGTTCAACGAAGACAACAATATCACCGGCTTCAATGTGACCGATGGCGACAATGAGGACTTCCAGTTGCTCGACGCGGTCATGCGCTTCAAGTACAACGACGCCGTCAACTTCTGGCTCGGTAAGTACAAGTACAGCTTCACCCGTGAAAACCTCGAAGCCTGCGAAATGCCGCTGACCCTCGACCGCTCGCTGTTGATCCGGGCTCCGCTGGTTGACGAAGGCACCCGCGACAAGGGCGTGACCCTGTGGGGTAACCTCTTCGATCAGAAGTTCCAGTATCGCCTCGACGCCATGAACGGCCGCAACGATTCCGCCTCGGCACCGGATTCGGCCTTCCGCTACGGCGCCCGCGCCCACGTCACCCTGCTCGATCCCGAGAACGGCCACGGCTACAAGGGTACGTATCTGGGCGAGAAAAAGGTTCTGACCATCGGTGGTGCTTACCAGATGGAAAAGGACGTGGCTTACAGCAACTACACTGCAGCCGGCATTGGCTCAGAGTCCGTTGACTACAAGGCTTGGACTGCAGATCTCTTCTTCGAGTATCCGGTTGATGGGGTAGGTACTTTCACGGTTTCCGGCGCCTATGCCGACTACGACCTGGATGATGCCTATAAAAATGACAATCTGGCTGATCTCTATGATACCGGCATTATGGGTATCAATGGCGAAAAGAACGGTGGTTATGTTAAGATAGGTTACATGCTGCCGAATCTGCCCCTGCAGTTCTTTGCCCGTAGCGAAAGCTGGTCTTTGTCTAACTACAACGGTTTCTATGACCAAGAAGTCGACTGGTACGGCGGTGGTTTCAACTACTACTTCCGCGGCCAGGATCTCAAGCTGACCATGGAACTGTCTCAGGCCGACTTTGATAAAGAAGGTAAGAAGGTTTTTGGTGGTAAAACCTACAATACCGAAGACTTCACCACCGTCACCGCGCAACTTCAGGTTATTTTCTAA
- the extKL gene encoding multiheme c-type cytochrome (seleno)protein ExtKL, which produces MPTKKRSNVLSIAATVLAGFSLILFSGALDPAQAAGIGKDGTIAAKKGKATTLEELIAMYDSSSCIECHEDTHNEWANSAHAKSVYGTGRVAATFKTAFTNGFLSWAYSGVTDPKDVEVEHLMGCTKCHLPQMADATDEVAKEFVGVIYDLMDANKRGDSETFQEKKDLLLKLNINCMVCHNRNAIVHKWTDGYPQAGVVYGSSDGAHDDPDTPIMKTSHIMGEAIQCGQCHGLGPNLELDNPTQCATGYGSYLFSYIPGGGDKTCQECHMREGGLGHDIQSYRSKVMTDKAVEWHVNARPMSWLDGRTVRPKLMVDVSMTNRAGHGIPDGUPTPNRLVLSVIATDEEGDEIFNDERLYMPVPQQFARTNKMGRGPYEKSGLVADTALHPGREHHEHFEVLLPNEEGMTSSKVDLKVELWYLPYGNRDSDPFLWKEYSETVEVKL; this is translated from the coding sequence ATGCCGACGAAGAAAAGATCGAATGTTCTTTCTATCGCGGCGACGGTTTTGGCGGGGTTTTCGCTGATTCTTTTCAGCGGAGCTCTCGATCCGGCGCAGGCCGCCGGTATCGGCAAGGATGGTACCATTGCCGCCAAAAAGGGCAAGGCAACGACCCTTGAAGAACTGATCGCCATGTACGATTCCTCCTCGTGTATCGAATGTCACGAGGACACCCACAACGAATGGGCCAATTCCGCCCATGCCAAGTCGGTTTACGGCACCGGCCGTGTGGCCGCGACCTTCAAGACCGCGTTCACCAACGGCTTTTTGTCCTGGGCCTACTCGGGCGTGACCGATCCCAAGGATGTCGAAGTCGAACACCTGATGGGCTGCACCAAGTGTCATCTGCCGCAGATGGCCGATGCCACCGACGAAGTCGCCAAGGAGTTTGTCGGGGTTATCTATGACCTCATGGACGCCAACAAAAGAGGCGACTCCGAGACCTTCCAGGAGAAAAAAGACCTGCTGCTCAAGCTCAACATCAACTGCATGGTCTGCCATAACCGCAACGCCATCGTCCACAAGTGGACCGACGGCTATCCCCAGGCCGGCGTGGTTTACGGCTCCAGTGACGGCGCCCACGACGATCCCGATACTCCGATCATGAAGACCAGCCACATCATGGGCGAGGCGATTCAGTGTGGTCAGTGTCACGGTCTCGGTCCCAATCTGGAACTTGATAACCCGACCCAGTGCGCTACCGGTTACGGCAGCTACCTCTTTTCTTACATCCCCGGCGGCGGCGACAAAACCTGCCAGGAATGCCACATGCGTGAAGGCGGTCTGGGCCATGACATCCAGAGTTACCGCTCGAAAGTCATGACCGACAAGGCCGTGGAATGGCATGTAAATGCCCGGCCGATGTCCTGGCTGGATGGTCGTACCGTTCGTCCGAAGCTGATGGTTGACGTGTCGATGACCAATAGAGCGGGTCACGGCATCCCTGATGGCTGACCGACCCCCAACCGACTGGTTCTGTCGGTAATTGCAACAGATGAAGAAGGCGACGAAATTTTCAACGACGAGCGGTTGTACATGCCCGTTCCCCAGCAATTCGCCCGCACCAACAAAATGGGTCGCGGTCCTTATGAAAAGAGCGGTCTGGTTGCCGATACGGCTCTTCACCCCGGCAGGGAGCATCATGAACATTTTGAAGTCCTGCTGCCGAATGAAGAGGGGATGACCAGCTCCAAGGTCGATCTCAAGGTGGAACTCTGGTATCTGCCTTACGGCAACCGGGATAGCGATCCTTTCCTCTGGAAAGAGTACAGCGAAACCGTGGAAGTAAAGCTGTAG
- the extQ gene encoding selenite/tellurite reduction operon b-type cytochrome membrane protein ExtQ, with the protein MSEYLKSSPHFFRLIKWAFALGTLAVLLLAALLPAPLEEAADLGRVPNPSKSAWFLLWMQELVSYGNAWVYLIVALAVVYALLPWLPGLPAVRRARWFPREQRLVNVLTLLVFLTILALTLVALVFRGENWSLVWPF; encoded by the coding sequence ATGAGCGAGTATCTCAAGAGTTCTCCGCATTTTTTCCGCCTGATCAAATGGGCTTTCGCCCTCGGGACGCTGGCTGTGCTCCTGCTGGCGGCGCTGCTGCCGGCGCCGCTGGAGGAAGCGGCCGATCTCGGGCGCGTGCCCAATCCCTCCAAGTCGGCCTGGTTTCTGCTCTGGATGCAGGAGCTGGTGAGTTACGGCAACGCCTGGGTCTACCTCATCGTCGCCCTGGCCGTCGTTTACGCCCTGCTCCCCTGGCTGCCGGGGCTGCCGGCGGTGCGGCGAGCCCGCTGGTTTCCCCGAGAGCAGCGACTGGTCAATGTTTTGACTCTTTTGGTTTTTTTGACAATCCTGGCCCTGACGTTGGTGGCCCTGGTCTTTCGGGGGGAGAATTGGTCGCTCGTCTGGCCCTTCTGA